Genomic window (Capricornis sumatraensis isolate serow.1 chromosome 1, serow.2, whole genome shotgun sequence):
gacgagggaagccccactttccTTTCTAGTTGTGGCTAATTCCTCTTATAGGGATATGGTGCTTTATGGACAGTCCAGGGATGTATTCTGAGCACCCATCTGGGCCTAGTTATAGTCCTCTGCAGTGGGTGGTGGGTGGAATTGGTGAACTTCATTTGAATGACaggatgtttaattttgtcaagaAGATAAGCTACATCCCTGGGTAATTCACCAGTTTTGCAGGTCAGCTGTGGATGAGACAGTGGTGTACTAGAGCTGGCTTAAACTGGCTCATGAGACTCCACGGTGAATGTCTCTTTACAGTTCCTCCTTCAGTGATGTAACATAGGTAGCTTGAGGTCAGCAATGGAAATCAGCAAACTGTACAAACCTCCCCCTGTCTAGCAAGGCAGCAAGAGGAATAAGAACATTTACACTTATTCCAGGAAAGCGCAAGCTAGAACAAGTCTAAGCTTGTTTTCttgtagagagagagaaaatggcaactacCCACAATGGAGACAGGCTGGAAAGTGGGAAACAGAAGGGGAGCAAAGGACCCCACAAAACTAGGAGGTTGCATACCTTTAAGGAGCAGAGGGAAGAATAAATGCCAACAAAGGACAAGAGAAAAGCTAGGTAGTGGGGTAGACACAGCTTCTACAATGACATTGCTTACTAGGTCAGAGgtgaataatttataaaaattaaatttcaccAAGTTAGACCATCATCATGCTCCACAGCACTTAACAAACCCTGTATCTTACTTTGGAGATACTAAATAGATGctgttgagtaaatgaatgtgAACGAACCGCAGGACATTTCTAAGATATTAACTTACCTTATATGTCTCCAATTCTTCAGGGAGGATCACAAACTTTACAGCTAATTGTTGCAGATTTTGTGTGGCAAATGTTAAAACTTCATTAAACATAATCTCTGctgtttcacttttcttcatACCAGTGATTCCAGTCCAAAAGGCAGGAAAGGAAATGGAAGTTATATTTAGTTCAAGGCATTTTTCCAAGCATTTCTTCATCGCAGCTTTCAATGTCTACAGGAAAAACACAAATTTAAGATTAGTCTTTTGAGTCAAAAATAAGACTTCACTTACCCACTTACCCTTTAATCCTGCCCATATTTTATAACGCCAACCTCCACTATTCCTCAGGGCCATGCCCATGCCTCCTCAGAGAACAGGAAAGGTACCACTCAGTAGGGGACCCATTACAGCTGTAAGGTTAGATGATGAGACATGAAAGGGTTGAgaaactgaagtgactgactgtATATTTTGTGCCATTCAGGACATTTGGGCATTGGGATTGCCCTCAATTTATGTAGCCTTCTCCCTAGATTAGAGAGCCAATTTTCAGTTTATCCCCACTTACCTGCCACTTCTGGATCAACATAAAGAGCTTTAATAAAGGAGGGAGAGGTTAAAGTAAGTGATCAACATTTATTTAAAGTCATTAAGATCGgtcatgtaatttatttttggcagaTTTAAACTTCCATCAATATTTCAACATTCAAACTGAACATTGTAGTAGGAAGGTTATTGGATAACTTTCTTATATTATACTAATATACTAGTACGTTAGTTATACTAATTTAAGAAGATTATACTGATGTGCAAGGACCTTggaaaactgagtgactggaagAAGCAGAGAGTGACTGGATGACCAATTTGGGATTTGAGGGCTCTCTAGACAAGAGAAGATCAGAAATGGTGATAAAATAAATATGGacaaagacagaaaaggagattAAGTTTCCCTCTCTCTACATTTCAGTGGGTTCCCCCTAGTCCTTAATGTATGCAATTTATGCCCTTCAGTTGTAGAGTCAGCCAGAAAGCTAAGCTTTACCACAGGTACTTCACCACAGGGAAGACGTCACAGGTAACAGATTTGACTGGAATGGTACTGGAAGGTCATCCTGGGATTTAACAGATGGCAGGAGATATGGAGAGGCTGAATGCCTGGACTGTATGTAAGAAGAGGCCTGTAGGGCCACTGGGTGCAGAGGTGAACAAGTGCAGATAGGGAGCCCTGATGTTTCTGTGTCTATCTGTGGTATGCCCACTTAAAATTCAGACATGGACAAAGTGATAATTTAAATTAAACTTCTTAAGACAATTTGTGAACACAACATCTGTTTACTGTTTCAGGTATTCACAGTAGTAGAGAATGGGGAATATTCCACTTGACAATAACATATCATGAATGTCATGACATGATGGAAATTCAACAGACTATTACATAGACTTTGgagacacagaaagataaatttattttgacCTTACCAGTTTTTGTTCAGAATATTGTGAAGTCCATAACACATGGTATATGTATTTGCAAGACAATTTAAATCCTCTTGTGACCAGTACCAACTGGCAATCTAGTAGAGTCTTAGTTATTTTTTGCTGTAATTCCCACTCTATTTCATCTCCGGCTGCTTTTAGAATTGCTTTTGACACAGACCCATCTCTAAGACCATTACAGGGGTACACAGAATTAACAATTACATCTgtctgaaaagggaaaaaaaaatgaacagggtTCAgtgttatattattttttcttaaatgactaatttaaatatttattttcctgaagagctttgaaaaatacttttgaaGATCCTAAATCCACAAAACTATCACTTAATAATGGATATAAAATTTCCAAAGAGTGATCATTTGATTACCACGAGTCTGTTCGTGCTAATCAGAAATTACATAAAACATGTAGATGATACAATTTTTATTGCAAACATCTGTCAGCCCCTTGCTGGCTTATACTCCCAATATTCCCAGATTCAGAACCTTCTCTATGATTTGTTTTAAGCTTCATCAATAAGCAGTTTCATTCTATAATCCACTGTCTTCACTTTTCGCTGTTCCTATGTGAATGTTCATGTTGTCTTACACAGAGTGGGAATAACATTTATAAGGAGATTTCTACCCCCTAAAGTTCGTGTTTTTTAAAGTAAGTGGCACATGGTTAAAGAAAGCACAAATGAGATGAAAAAGTCTACAGTAGGAAGTAGGTCTCCCTCTTGGTGGGGGTCCCCAGATCCCCCTAATTCATCCTGACGGCTTTGGCTCCTTTTGGGGGTAACTTATGTACTTCTCATGGGTATTAATGAATGTGTCACTTTGAAAATGCAACCAGAATTTGCAAGTTGGAGGCACTGGCACcctttacaaattttaaaattcttaatgttggtaataattaaatataataaaattttagttaaagGAATAAGCTGTTCAACCAGGATGTTTCCACTTTAATTTTAAACTGGCATATTAATgatttatcaaataaatatttcatctcATGGGGTCCCCTCAGTCTTCTTTCTAATTGTCTTGTAAGCAATAAATGGACTTTTTTCACTTGTGATTAATCCTGCTTGACTATGGCCACAGGAGAGTCACGGATCCATGGGGATAATAGAGAATATAGCCTTatattcttcctcttcctctgttgcagcccctgctctctgctgcCTTCTTTGTTATTTGTCAGTAACTTGTTGAACACCAACATGCATGCCCAGAGACCAGCTCCAGGGCTACAGAGATGAACACGGGGCAATCCCCACCGTCAAGGTGCTCTCTGGCTGGTAGAGAAGCTGCACTAATCCAGAAACACCTAATTCACTGTTACCTCGACTCGATCCCCTCCCTGTCAATGCCCTCATCTTTGTGCCCTACTATCCCTGGCTAAACGCTACGTTACGATTTGTATCCTCCACAGCCCCTGGCACAGAGCCATGTACTCACATACAATTTTCAGCTCCACCTAGTACTCCTGACTGGTCCAGCCTATAACTTTTGATCTGTCaatttctctgtgtctctctggtAAGTCATTCTAACTACCCAGGCCTCTTCTCCTGCCAATTCATAACCATCATAACTTGAGATCAAATTCAAACTCGTATCTTCTGAAATAATCCTTCTTGATCTACTATACTCCACTCTTGTGACAAAATGTACATGCTCTGAAATATTATGAATTCACTTTGTattgattttgtttattattaCTGATAGGTTGCTTTAGAAATATTCAGATGAGTTGTCTTCCCAGTGAGACTTTTCAACTAGAGAATCTTTTTATATGAAAAGACTATAGTAGATTTTTACTTCTTTAGAATCAAAGATTGTTCTATTTTCTCATGGTGCTTGAGAATAATGTAACAATAATTATAAATACTTATCACATGCCAAGTTCTATCCTAAGCAGTTTATGCGTTCTGATTCCAATTCTGAGATATAAgtgctattattatcctcattttacagatgaagaaactgaggaccaAAAGGTAAAGTAACTCAATTCAGGTCATCCAGTTAGTAAATGGCAAAGCTAATATTGAAATCCAGATGGTCTGGCTCTGAAATCCATGCTCTTAACCTAAACAAGATACTTTCTAAACCGTGTTTGAAATAGTATATGCTCAAAACATACTTGCTAGGTAATGCATAGTTCAGGGAATCCCTTTGGCAGTGcaagagaataaaacaaagacTTACCGCCTGCCTTTCAATGAGGCCTTGGACAATCTGAAGAGTCATGCTGTTCACAACCATAGTATTGAAAGGCTGGGTGGCTCCTTGACTTAGCTGGGATTCCAGCTCATTCCTCCCTAGGATGATTTCTGAAGCAGTTTTAAAGGCAGCAACAGTAGGGTCCTCATTGCTTACCAggtgaatttctttaaaattattggcAATTGGCACGCTTTGGAAATACAATTTGATAGTTTGCACAATGATCTCTGTACACAGATTCAGAGGgaactggaaaatcccagagctcagggctggaATTGCTACTGTCTCAATGTTCATAGAATTTTTACTGTTGACAAAAtccaaaatatttataatggCTCTTTTCAGTTTATCAATACATTCCTGGCTATACATCGATGCCCACCGAGGCCCAACAGCATGGATAATGAGTCGGCAGGGAAGCTTCCCTGCTCTTGTGATAGCTATCTCACCAGCTGGAATTCTGCCACGTTTGGAAATCAGTGATCTGCTCTCCTCTTGGATTTCAAAGCCACCAGCTTTCACAAGGGCCTGGGCCAGGCCCCCTCCATGCAGGAGTTCTTCATTGGCTGCATTTACCACAGCATCAACAGCATGTCTGGTGAGGTCGTCCTTCCAGACAGATAACTCTACCCTGGGAGTCAGCATTTTTCTGAAGACTCGTAGAGACTCGTTGTTACCTTCCGGGGCCGGAGACATCAGGGTAAAGTTACAGCCAAATTTATTCTGGAGGACTTCACACAGCAGACTCTCATTATATGTTAAAAGTTTGAAGTTGTCATGACTAATGGAAATTTGCTGACTGTAGTTTCCTCTGAGAGTATCAATCTCTGGAAGAGGagagaagataaaaaaataaagaaatgagaaaggagtCCTTTGAAAAGGATGTAATTCTACTTCACACCAGGAGACTGAGCTTCCTCTATGCAAAAAGAGAGATGACTTCTAGGCCTCTTCCTGCTTCTCCCTTATTCCTTAGACCAAGAATATCTAAGAGTTTTCCATGGTATCACCATAAAGCGCTTAGTTGTGTGCCTGCCATACAGTAAATACCCACTAAGTGGTAGCTACCATGATGCAATAACGGTGGTATGAAACTGTTTATCAAGGTTCATAGATTTTAAAAACCTACATAAAAATAGCAAGTTTGGGAAGACCCATTCACAAGTATTAGACTTAATTATGAGTCAAAAATATCTGGAGGCTTTATTTATAACTTGTTTGCCTTTGTCAATACCTTGGCTTGGGTTCTCCTAGAAGCTGATTCTGAGGTAGGGGTTAAGTATAAGTTTATTTGGAAGGTTATCCCAGGAAACACCAGGGGCGTGGGATGGGGAGAATCAAGTGGgaaagtgagacagagaaaggaaagaaatgaataacGGGGATGTTACAAAGAAAATGAAGCTTAACTCCACAGAGGGGCAGTGTAGACCATGTGTCTTAGAATTATATCACCAGAGGGGTGAAGGAGCTGGTTATCCAGCTTCTATCAGTCATTGGTCGAGGATGCTCCTGGGGGAATGGTCCAGGAGATGGGAGGAGCACTGACAACAGGACAGTAAATAATTCTTCATCATATTCTAGTTTTGTAGCATGATTTTGGTGGAATTAAAACTGATCGACTAAAAAGTATTTTCTGCAGGCGGCAGCAAGATGATGCGCTAGCTGCTCATATCCTCCTTCAGTGAAGCGGGGAGGATGATTAGCCAACAGCCTCCAGGTGTTAGCCCCTCAGCTTTCCAGCCCAGGTCACATTATTCTCAGGGGGCTCCATCAATAGCTGGACAAAGCCACTGATGTCCAACTTCGCCCATGAGCAATCTTGGGCTGGCAGAGCTTTGCCAGATTTTCATTACAGTCTGATGGCTCCACCTACCCAATccagtttcttctcttttcctttcacaaTAAGCCTTCAGCATTCCTAActccatctcattttctgcttcCTGGAGAACCTGACCTGTGacactgtagttcatggggtccaaagCATTATTATATGCCACCAAGAAAGGAAAAACGATGCCAACTAAACCTATCAGTGGATAGGAAGCAGCCTTATTTCAGACacctaaaaaaaaatctgtgtcctAAAATAGATAGAATGTAGTAATTTCActgactgggaaagattgaaggcaaaagggaaagCGGCAGcataagatgagatggttagatagcataccCATACAATGGGCATGAATTGGAggaaacttcgggagatagtggaATACCGAGGAGcctagtccatgaggtcccaaagagtcagatacaacttagcaactgaacaacagtaattgattttttttttacttcaattcCCATTTCTAATCTGAGCCATCTAGAAAGAACTTTAATGGCCTCAATTACCCCAAAGCAGCAGCACATGAGTTGTCAGAGCCTATAGGCTTGTGCCATGGTTGAAAATCGCAAAGGGGTCACCCTAGGATGAGGCAGGTTCCATCTGGCTCTTACAAGCCTTGCTGAGCAAGAAGACAAACAGTGGGTCACCTCTCATGCCAGTTTCAGTCCTAGGGCTGTGGTCAGAAGAGTCTCCCATCTTCTGTGCAAAGGACAGGATCAACGGGAGCCCGAGAGAACACACGTGCCGGGTCCCCACAAGGCCCTGCAGTCACGCAGCTGAGCACTGGTGGGGGAGATAGTCTCCTTCTGTATTCCCCTTTCTCCACTGAGGAAAGATGTGAGCAAAGATTTTCTGAGGCAAGAGTGAGAGTGAGGTGATCCTACCTGGTTTCTCACTGCCAGCTGCTGCTCCAACACCCTGTGAAAAGCGAGAGGGGTTTCAAAAATACTGAGACGGAATAATTTACAGATTACTGATGACAAATACAGTCTCACAATCACATAGCAACAGAAATCTTCCTGAGAGCACTGGGttggagaggggaaggggaaCACGTTTGTTTGATCAATGTGCCTGGAATGCTTGAAATGCTAAGTGTTCCAGCCAACACTGACTCTACCCCTCTTCCCTAGAGGCCAGTGTACTTTTAAtcctggaagagagaaagggtTGGAGATTACCACCTGAAAAGGCTCAAAGGTCACAGAACAAAAAGACCCCAAACCCTCAGAGAGGACTCCAATCTCCAAAGCCTTGTGGGGTTCCCCTGGACAGAATAGAAGACGTGGGGACAGACGCCTCATCAGCTTCACCTCCCCATCAGCCTGAAAGGACCCACTTTCAATGGCTTATGTAATGACatatggagaaggagatggcagcccactccagtgttcttgcctggaggatcgcagggacaggggagcctggtgggctgccgtctatggggtcacacagagtcggacacgactgaagtgacttagcaatgacATAAACCTGAATGTGGAACTTTCAGGATAAACCAGTGAGGTGCCTTTTTCCTcgtcctttatttttatttctcccccctccacctcctcccctcatgctgctgctgctgagtcacttcagtcgtgtctgactctgtgcgaccccatagacggcagcccaccaggctcctctgtccctgggattctccaggcaagaacactggagtgtgttgccatttccttctccatctctcatGCTACAAAAGTAGAATTGCTaagcagaggaaataaaaatgacagaTACTGAGGCAACATTCTGAAAAAATCACCCATCCTCATGTTGACTCTGTTGATTATATTCGCACATCCTTGATTCCCCATCTGTCACATGAGGCAAGGAGAAAActataaaagttttcttttggGATATTAAAACCAAACAAGACTGCCAGGTATAAACTGAAAATCTCAGAACTTTTGCTATCATAGAAAGAACTATGATGTGCTGATCAAAGTTTATTACTTACACATGTACGCTTTTTACCTTGGAAAAGTCCATCCTCCAGGTCTCTGAGGTCTTTTAATGTCTGCTCTGTTTTGCGTTTCCCAAATACGGCAGCCCCCCTTCTAGGAATGAATAGAAGGATGCAGAAGCACTGATGAGCATCTTAGGGAATTCGGTAAGGATACACAACAGGATAGGGTACACAACAGGTAAGGATACACAATGATTTCTGATCTTGAGTTATTCTTCATTCCATTGGTGAAGACGCAAACACTgtttttgcttctgttgtttacctTTTACCTTTTACTGAGAGCTTCCAGTGGAAACCATAACGGCAGTTCAAAGAAGGCAAAGAGCTGTATGGGCTACAGCAGGGAAATCTGGATGGGGAAGGTGAGGCTAGGGCCAGGTCTTGAAGGATGAAGCAGGCTTTTGCATTTTTAGAAGAGGAAAGATGACGACACGTGAGCACAGCATTCAGAGAGCAATGAGGAAAAACAAGCCTAtgcaaggatgggatgatttgagagaataccattgaaacatgtatattaccatatgtaaaacaatgACCAgtgcaggttcaatgcatgaagcagggcactcaaagcccgtgctctaggacaacccagggggatgaggtgggagggggctccaGGATGGAGGCACAcacgtgcacccatggctgactcatgtcaatgtatggcaaaaaccgccacaatgttgt
Coding sequences:
- the PARP9 gene encoding protein mono-ADP-ribosyltransferase PARP9 isoform X1; the encoded protein is MDFSKGVGAAAGSEKPEIDTLRGNYSQQISISHDNFKLLTYNESLLCEVLQNKFGCNFTLMSPAPEGNNESLRVFRKMLTPRVELSVWKDDLTRHAVDAVVNAANEELLHGGGLAQALVKAGGFEIQEESRSLISKRGRIPAGEIAITRAGKLPCRLIIHAVGPRWASMYSQECIDKLKRAIINILDFVNSKNSMNIETVAIPALSSGIFQFPLNLCTEIIVQTIKLYFQSVPIANNFKEIHLVSNEDPTVAAFKTASEIILGRNELESQLSQGATQPFNTMVVNSMTLQIVQGLIERQATDVIVNSVYPCNGLRDGSVSKAILKAAGDEIEWELQQKITKTLLDCQLVLVTRGFKLSCKYIYHVLWTSQYSEQKLTLKAAMKKCLEKCLELNITSISFPAFWTGITGMKKSETAEIMFNEVLTFATQNLQQLAVKFVILPEELETYKAFSAEMEKNKFKLQGPNNYPGVPQETKEKKENRFPVISLMGSYWEKVDEAQAWIQRILSSEDCYIIEDKHILYLGKKEHNDLSLLQENLCVSISEIVTLGKAHLEIRGAQANLIEAVMNIEQMLCEVQEKMARTKEQVLWSLSGQHTDQQPENQNQMKENTFLKWLTLSAPEIQDKKKQFEDCGLRVIKVEKIDNVLLMAAFQERKKMMERRTPGKPVSYRLFQQVPHQFCKMVCRVGFHRVYSVPCDQKYGAGIYFTKNLKNIAHRIKKTSATEKLICVFEAEVLTGFFCQGNELNIVPPPLQPGAIDSCDSVVDNVSSPETFVIFSNTQAVPQYLWTCIQDHVQGYSGQMMLTPQQSYSMFSSGSSVD
- the PARP9 gene encoding protein mono-ADP-ribosyltransferase PARP9 isoform X3, whose product is MDFSKGVGAAAGSEKPEIDTLRGNYSQQISISHDNFKLLTYNESLLCEVLQNKFGCNFTLMSPAPEGNNESLRVFRKMLTPRVELSVWKDDLTRHAVDAVVNAANEELLHGGGLAQALVKAGGFEIQEESRSLISKRGRIPAGEIAITRAGKLPCRLIIHAVGPRWASMYSQECIDKLKRAIINILDFVNSKNSMNIETVAIPALSSGIFQFPLNLCTEIIVQTIKLYFQSVPIANNFKEIHLVSNEDPTVAAFKTASEIILGRNELESQLSQGATQPFNTMVVNSMTLQIVQGLIERQATDVIVNSVYPCNGLRDGSVSKAILKAAGDEIEWELQQKITKTLLDCQLVLVTRGFKLSCKYIYHVLWTSQYSEQKLTLKAAMKKCLEKCLELNITSISFPAFWTGITGMKKSETAEIMFNEVLTFATQNLQQLAVKFVILPEELETYKAFSAEMEKNKFKLQGPNNYPGGQHTDQQPENQNQMKENTFLKWLTLSAPEIQDKKKQFEDCGLRVIKVEKIDNVLLMAAFQERKKMMERRTPGKPVSYRLFQQVPHQFCKMVCRVGFHRVYSVPCDQKYGAGIYFTKNLKNIAHRIKKTSATEKLICVFEAEVLTGFFCQGNELNIVPPPLQPGAIDSCDSVVDNVSSPETFVIFSNTQAVPQYLWTCIQDHVQGYSGQMMLTPQQSYSMFSSGSSVD
- the PARP9 gene encoding protein mono-ADP-ribosyltransferase PARP9 isoform X2; the protein is MDFSKKIFAHIFPQWRKGNTEGDYLPHQCSAIDTLRGNYSQQISISHDNFKLLTYNESLLCEVLQNKFGCNFTLMSPAPEGNNESLRVFRKMLTPRVELSVWKDDLTRHAVDAVVNAANEELLHGGGLAQALVKAGGFEIQEESRSLISKRGRIPAGEIAITRAGKLPCRLIIHAVGPRWASMYSQECIDKLKRAIINILDFVNSKNSMNIETVAIPALSSGIFQFPLNLCTEIIVQTIKLYFQSVPIANNFKEIHLVSNEDPTVAAFKTASEIILGRNELESQLSQGATQPFNTMVVNSMTLQIVQGLIERQATDVIVNSVYPCNGLRDGSVSKAILKAAGDEIEWELQQKITKTLLDCQLVLVTRGFKLSCKYIYHVLWTSQYSEQKLTLKAAMKKCLEKCLELNITSISFPAFWTGITGMKKSETAEIMFNEVLTFATQNLQQLAVKFVILPEELETYKAFSAEMEKNKFKLQGPNNYPVPQETKEKKENRFPVISLMGSYWEKVDEAQAWIQRILSSEDCYIIEDKHILYLGKKEHNDLSLLQENLCVSISEIVTLGKAHLEIRGAQANLIEAVMNIEQMLCEVQEKMARTKEQVLWSLSGQHTDQQPENQNQMKENTFLKWLTLSAPEIQDKKKQFEDCGLRVIKVEKIDNVLLMAAFQERKKMMERRTPGKPVSYRLFQQVPHQFCKMVCRVGFHRVYSVPCDQKYGAGIYFTKNLKNIAHRIKKTSATEKLICVFEAEVLTGFFCQGNELNIVPPPLQPGAIDSCDSVVDNVSSPETFVIFSNTQAVPQYLWTCIQDHVQGYSGQMMLTPQQSYSMFSSGSSVD